The following is a genomic window from Deltaproteobacteria bacterium.
TGGCGAGCACGGCCAGGACACTGAAGAAGTAGGCGTGACGGTCGCGCTGGATGATCTGGTTGGACACCGGGTCCGGCGTGAGGCCCGCGGCCTTGCACACGTACGCCTCCACCTCCGGGGGCACCTGCGCGTAGGTGCCGACCGCGCCGGAGACGATGCCGCAGCACACCTCGGCGACGGCGCCCTCCAGACGCGCCAGGTTGCGGCCCATCTCTTCGTGCCACAGGGCCAGCTTGAGGCCGAAGGTGATGGGTTCGGCGTGGATCCCGTGGGTGCGCCCCATCATGGGCGTGTCCTTGTAGCGATGCGCCTGCTCCCGCAGCACCGACATGAACGTGCGCACGTCTTCCAGCAGGAGCGCGCTGGCGTCCTTGAGCTGCAGCGAAAACCCCGTGTCCATGACGTCGGAAGAGGTCATGCCGACGTGCACGAAGCGGGCGTCGTCGCCGATGGACTCGGCGAGGCAGCGCAGGAACGCGATCAGCTCATGGTGCACCTCGCGTTCGATCTCGCGGATGCGCGCGACGTCGAAGCGGGCGTTCCGCCGGATGCGCGCGGGCACGTCCCCGGGCACCTTGCCCAACTCGGCCAACGCTTCCGTGGCCAGGATCTCCACCTCCAGCCACTTGCCGAAGCGGTTCTCCTCGGACCAGATCCGCGCCATCTCGGGGCGTGTGTAGCGGTCGATCATGTTCTGCGTGTTCCCGGGTCTTGTGCGCCGGTGTGCCCGAAGCCGCCGGCGTCACGGGTGGATGCGGGGAGCTCGTCCACCTCTTCCAATCGCACCCGCGGGACGCGCTGCACCACCATCTGGGCGATACGGTCGCCGTGGCGGATGATCGCGGGCTCCCGTCCCAGGTTGATCACCGCCAGTTGCACCTCGCCGCGGTAGTCCGAGTCAATGGTACCGGGGCTGTTCACCAGGGTGACGCCGTGCTTGAGCGCCAGCCCGCTTCGGGGACGGAGCTGCGCCTCGAAGCCCGGCGGCAGGGCCAGCGCGAAGCCGGTGGGTATCAGCGCCCGCTCCAATGGAGCCAGCACGACCTCGTCTTCCACCGCGGCGGCCAGATCCAGCCCCGCCGAACCCTCGGTCATGTAACGCGGCAAAGGAACGGCGGCCTTGCCGTCCCTCACCCGCTTGATCTGGACCTTGACGTCGGCCATGACAACCGGCAATCGCTTCGAGCGACGGCGCCCTGAATCTTCACCCCACCCCTGGATTCCCGCTCCCGATCGGGGTCGAGGGCAAGCTTTCGCGGGAATGACGATTCGAAAGGTCCCCTCCTCAGGGATTGACCGCGACGGCCTCGAGAGCCGTGCCACCGAACTGGACACCTTCGACGCTGTGACCTTCCAGGTCGCCCAGCAGAGTGGCGGTCATGGCGCCGGGGGTGAACAGCTCCCGGGCCAGTTCGGTCACTGCGTCCAGGGTGACATCGCGCACGGCGCGGGTGATCTCCTCCACGGAAATCTGCGTACCGCGGTGCATCTCGCTCCGGGTCATATGCGTCATCCACGAGTCCGCGGACTCGAGGCCCAGCAGGGTGTGCCCGACGAGTTGCTCGCGCGCCCGGCCAAGCTCCTCCTCGGTCGCTTGACCCGCGGCCACCTTGGCCATCTCGTCCACGGCGAGATCCATGACTTCCCGCGCCCACTCCGCCTTGGTGCCGACGTAGACGCCGAGGTAGCCGGTATCCCGGTAGGGTGCCAGGAACGAATAAACCGAGTAGGCCTTGCCGCGCCGCTCGCGTATCTCCTGGAACAGGCGCGAGCTCATACCGCCCCCGAGCAGCGTGTTGCAGACGTGCGCCACGTAGTTCCGCGGATCGCCGTGCGGCAGCGCCGGCACTCCCAGGCAGATGTGCACCTGCCCGAGCTTGCGCGCGTGGTGGAACACGCCGGAGTGGGGCTTCGGTGCCGCCGCCGGAGCCTGCAACGGCTTGGCCTCGAGGGCGCCGAAGGCGCCGCCCACCGCGTCCACCAGCTCGGCATGCGAGAGATTCCCCGCGCCGGCGACGATGATCCGGCCGGGCAGATAGCGCTCGGCCATGAACCCGACGAGATCGTCCCGGGTGAAGGCGGAGACGGTATCCACTTCACCGCCCACCGCCCGACCCAGGGGATGGTCGCCGAAGTAGTCGAGGCTGAACAGGTCGTGGACGAAGTCCTCGGGGTTCTCGTCCGCCGAGGCGATCTCCTGAAGGATCACGGTGCGCTCGCGCTCGATCTCCTCCGGGTCGAATACAGAGTCGAGAAAGAGGTCGCTCAGGACGTCGACGGCCAAGGGCAGGTGCTCGTCCACCACCTTGGCGTAGTAGCAGGTGTTTTCCTTGCCGGTGAAGGCGTTGAGCACCCCGCCGACGGCGTCCATCTCCTCGGCGATCCGTTGCGCGCTACGCGTCTTCGTGCCCTTGAACAGCAGGTGCTCCAGGAAGTGGGACAACCCCCCCTGACGCGGCTCTTCGTAGCGGGAGCCGTTCTCCACCCAGATGCCGAGACTCACCGCCCGGGTCCCGGAGCGCTGTTCGGTAAGAATCCTGACGCCGTTGTCCAGAATCGTCTTTTGGAACATCGGATGGAGACACCCTCGGCGATCCCATCGCCATGGGGGCACGGCGGGCCTGGAGCCCGCCGCCGCCTGATCTGTTTTGGATTTCCGCTCTTGCTTGAAGATCCGCCCGCTACACCCGGTCGGAGGTCTGCTCTTCCTTCAGAGCCTCCTTGCGGCTGAGACGGATCTTGCCCTGCCGGTCCACGTCCAGCACCTTCACGAGCAGCTCGTCGCCCTCGTTGAGCACGTCCCGCACCCGCCGCACATGGTCATCGGCGATCTGCGAGATATGGACCAGTCCGTCGGTGCCCGGCAGGATCTCGACGAACGCGCCGAAGTCCATCACGCGCCGGACCGTGCCCTTGTAGATGCGGCCGATCTCCACCTCGGCGACGATCCCCTCGATCATGTCCAGCGCCCGGCGGCTGCCCGCCTCGTCGCTGGACGCCACCGTGACGGTGCCGTCGTCCTGCACGTCGATCTTCGTGCCCGTGGCCTCGACGATGCCGCGGATGACCTTGCCTCCCGGTCCGATGATGTCGCGGATCTTCTCGGGCCGCACCTTGATGGTGGTGATGCGCGGTGCGTGGCGCGAAACGTCGTCGCGCGTCTCCGCCAGCGTGCCGTCCATGATGTCGAGAATGTGAAGGCGGCCTTCCCGCGCCTGGTACAGAGCCTCCTCCATGATCGCGCGGGTGACGCCGCTGATCTTGATGTCCATCTGCAGCGCGGTGATGCCTTCCCGGGTGCCGGCCACCTTGAAGTCCATGTCGCCGAGATGGTCCTCGTCGCCGAGGATGTCGGTCAGCACCCGCACCTCGTCGCCTTCCTTGATGAGGCCCATGGCGATACCCGCCACCGGCGCCTTGATGGGAACGCCGGCGTCCATGAGCGACAGGGAGCCGCCGCAGACGCTCGCCATGGAACTGGACCCGTTGGATGCGAGGATCTCGGAGACCACGCGCAAGGTGTAGGGGAATGCGTCCTCCTCGGGAAGAACGGGCACCAGCGCGCGTTCGGCCAGCGCGCCGTGGCCGATCTCACGCCGGCCCGGGCTGCGCAGGAACTTCACCTCGCCGGTGCTGTAGGGAGGGAAGTTGTAATGCAGCATGAACTTCTTGAACTGCTCGCCGGTGAGGGCGTCGACGCGCTGCGCGTCGGAGGACGTGCCGAGGGTAGCCACCACCAGCGCCTGGGTCTCGCCGCGGGTGAAGAGGGCCGAGCCGTGGGTGCGCGGCAGGAGGTTCACGTCACAGGTAATGGGGCGCACGTCCTTGAGGCCGCGGCCGTCGATGCGCTTGCGCTGCACCACCAGGTCGCGGAGCTGGGACTTCTCCAGGGCCCGGAAGGCGCCCTTGATCTCCCGTTCGCGCCCGGGAAACTCTTCCCCGCCCGCGGCCATGACTTCGCTGCCCACTTCGTCCACGCGGGAATTGCGCTGCTTCTTGTCGGCGATGCACACCGCCTCCTTGACCTTCTCCTGAGCGCGCTCCCGTACCCAGGCGGTCAAGGTCTCGTCCTTCTCTTCCTGGGGAGCCACCCGCTTGGGCTTGCCGAGCTGTTCCCGGAGCTTCTCCTGCAGGTCGATGAGCGGCTGGATCGCCTGGTGGCCCTGGAAGAGCGCGTCCAGCACGCCCTCCTCGGGCACGACCGACGCGCCCCCCTCCACCATCAGGATGCCGTCCCGGGTACCCGAGAGGAAGATATTGACGTCGCAATCCGCAATCTGGCTCTGGATCGGATTCATGACCCACTCGCCGTCCATGCGGCCCACGCGGACCCCGGCCAGAGGGCCGTTGAACGGGATGTCGGATATTTCGATGGCCAGCGACGCGGCGAACATGGAAACCGCGTCGGTGTCGTTCTCGCCGTCCGCGGACAGCACCGTGACGATGATCTGCGTCTCCGCCTTGAGACCGCCGGCGAACAGCGGCCGGATGGACCGGTCGATGAGGCGGCAGTTGAGGATTTCCTTCTCCGAGGGGCGTCCCTCGCGCTTGAAAAAACCGCCGGGAATACGCCCGGCGGCAAAGGTCTTTTCCTGGTAATCGACAGTGAGCGGGAAGAAGTCGATCTCCTCGCGGATGTCCTTGGACGCCACGGCGGTGGCGAGGACAACAGTCTCGCCGAAACGCACCAACGCGGCGCCGTCGGCCTGCAGGGCGACCTTGCCGACGTCGACACATAGAGGTCGACCGCAATAATCCAACTCGATCTTTGTTTGCATAAGTGTACCCTCGGGGGCAGTGGAGGCTGAAGAGAAGAACGCGGGAAGGGACGACAACGGCCGGGTACCTATCGACGGATACCCAGCCGCTGGATCAAGGTCTGGTACCTCTGAACATCCTGTTTCTTGAGATAATCCAGAAGCCGCCGCCTTTTGCCGACGAGCCTGAGCAGGCCCATCCGCGTGTGATGGTCCTTCTTGTGTGTTCTCAGATGCTCTGTCAGGTAGGTGATGCGGTGGCTGTGAATCGCCACCTGCACTTCAGGCGAACCGGTGTCCGAATCGTGGAGTCTGAATTGCCTGATCGTCTCGCTGGTCTGCTCCCGAGCTGATTCCATCTGTACCCTTTTCTTTCTCCTGTCTTTTGATTTGATTTGCTTTTTAGCATACCGGCCGCGCACTTGCAAAAGCCGCGCCGGACGGCGGCCGCGCTCATCCGGAGCGGTTGAGGACCCGCAGGATCTGCCACCTTCGCACCATCGCTTCCCAGCCGATCAGCGCCACGAGTTCGCCGTCCTGATCCACCACCCGGCGGGTGGTCTCGCCGGGGTCGGGCATCCCGATGCCGGCCAGGGCGCCCTGGAGACCGCGCCTGAGCCCGTCGGCCGCGGCCCCGTCCACGACGGCGCCGCGCAGGTGGCCCAAGGCCTGGTTCAGCGGCACCAGCGGGACGGCACCGGCATCCGAAAGCTCCGTCAGAGCGTCCAGCGTGACGGCGTCGCCGATGTGAAACGGACCGGACGTCACCCGCCGCAGGCGGCTCAGGTGGCCGCCGCAACCCAGGGCGCTGCCGATGTCGGCGGCCAGGGTGCGCACGTAGGTGCCCTTGGAACAGGTCAGATCGAACTCCAGTTCCGCCGGCGCCGCTTGCTCCAGACGCGTGATCTCCACCCGGATGTCGCGCGCCTCCCGTCCCACTTCGACGCCCTTGCGCGCGAGTTCGTAGAGCCGGGTTCCGTCCTGCCTGAGCGCCGAATACATGGGCGGTACCTGGCGCAGGCTGCCACTGAACTCCCGGCGCAGTGCCTCGAGTTCCGGCCGACCCAGCCGCGGGACGTCGCGCCGCACCCGCACCTCGCCGGTGCGGTCCTGTGTATCGGTCTCGGCGCCGAGCGCGATGGCGCCGGTGTAACCCTTGTCCGCGTCCAGGAAGTGCTGCGCGACCTTGGTCCCTTCGTTGACCGCCAGCGGCAGGAGCCCGGAAGCGAACGGATCCAGCGTGCCCAGGTGCCCGACCTTGCGCGCGCCCGTGATGCGCTTGGCCGTGGCCACCACCCGAGCCGAGGATGGGCCCTCCGGCTTGTCCACCAGCAGGATGCCGCTCGTGACCAGATGCATGTTGTCTCGTGGAGTTCTGCCGATCAGGCCTTGGACCGGACCTGGCCGAGAAGGTCCTCGATGCGCCGGGCACGGTCCGGGGCCTCGTCATGGACGAACTCGAGGTCGGGTACGAAGCGCAGATCGAGGTCGGCGGCGATCCGATTTCGGATGAACCCCGTGGCCGCGCGCAGGCCCAGAAGCGCGTCGTTCCCGGAAGCTTCACCGTCGCGCACCGTGAAGTAGAGAGTGGCGTGCTTGAGGTCGGGACGCACGTCCGTCCCGGTCAGCGTCACCGAAGCGAGCCGCGGATCGTTAAGCGAGCGCGACAACAGCCGTGAAACGAACTCGATCAGCAAGTCGCCTACGCGCTGCGAACGCGGAATGCCTGTGTTTTGACGATTTCTAGCCACTCCCCCGCTCCCCACCTGGATTCCCGCTTCCGCGGGAATGACGTATTCGTATCGGTTCTGCCGGAAGTGCCGTGGCTGGAGCGTCCCCGCCTATTCGTGCAGTACGCGGAGTTCCGACTCGCCCAGTTCCGCCAGACCCATGCGGTGCACAAACTCCATCACTTCACGAAGCGTGGCTTCCACGATTCGCGGATTGCTGCCCGCGGCCGCGAATCCCAGCAACGCCCGCTGCCACAGGTCCTGGTCGCCGCACTCCGTCGTGGAAACATTGAACCGGTTGGAGACGCGCGCTTGAATCTTGCGCAGCACGGAGCGTTTCCCCTTGAGGGAATGGTTCTCCGGCAGGATCAGCACCAGCTTGAGGACGCCGATCACCATGCCGCCGGCCTCTCAGCCACTTCGCCGTGCCGAGCTACCGGTCCGCGGAAAGCTGGGCGGCGCCACCGCCATCGGCCCGCAATTGCGCGCGAGTGACAGGGATCTTCTCGAAACCTTCGATAACGTCGCCGACCTTGACGTCATGGTAACCGTCGATGGCGATGCCGCATTCGTAACCCGTGCCCACTTCGCGCACGTCGTCCTTGAAGCGTTTGAGGCTTGCCAGCCGACCCTCGTGCACCACCACCTGGTCGCGCAGGAGACGGATCATGCTGGAACGCTGGATCTTGCCGTCGCTAACCGCGCAGCCCGCAATGGTGCCGACACCGCGGATGTTGAACACTTCGCGAACCTGTATGCGCGCGTGGAACTCCTCGCGGTACACCGGCTCCAGCATCCCTTCCATGGCCGAGCGAATGTCGTCGAGCACCTCGTAGATGATGGTGTAGAGGCGCAAGTCCACTCCCTGCTGTACCGCCAGGCCCGTGGCCTTGGGCTCGGGCCGGACATTGAAACCGATGACGATGGCGTTGGATGCACTGGCCAGCAACACGTCGCTTTCGGTGATGCCGCCCACCGACCCGTGTATTGCGCGGATCTTGACTTCGTCCGTGGATATCCGGGTGAGCGCATCGCCGAGGGCTTCCACCGAACCGTGGACGTCGCCCTTGAGCACCACGCGCAGTTCCTTGACCTCGCTCGCCCTGATCTGGTCGTAGAACTCCTCCAGGGAGACCTTGCTGGTCTTGGCCAGCTCCGCCTCGCGCTGCTGATCTTCCCGGTATTCGGCCAACTGCCGGGCCGTGGCCTCGTCCGTGAGGGCCGAGAACGCCTCGCCGGCCTGCGGCACGCCCTGCAGTCCGAGGATCTCCACCGGGATGGACGGCGTCGCCTGGTCCACCTTCCGTCCCTGGTCGTCGATCATGGCGCGAACCTTGCCGTGATGGGGTCCGGCGAAGATGGGATCGCCCACCTTCAGAGTCCCTTCCTGCACCAACACCGTGGAAACCGGACCGCGCCCCCGCTCCAGCTTGGCCTCCACCACGGCGCCCCGCGCCAGCTTGTTGGGGTTGGCCTTGAACTCCAGCAGGTCCGCCTGGAGCAACAGCATCTCCAGCAGGCTCGGGATCCCTTCACGGGTTACGGCGGACACCGGCACGAAGATCGTGTCTCCGCCCCAGCTCTCGGGCACCAGACCGTGGTCGGAGAGGCCGCGCTGCACCCGCTCGGGGTCGGCGTCGGGACGGTCGATCTTGTTCACCGCCACGATGATCGGCACCTCGGCCGCGCGCGCGTGATCCACCGCCTCGATGGTCTGGGGCATGACGCCGTCGTCGGCCGCCACCACCAGCACCACGATGTCCGTGACCTTCGCCCCACGCGCCCGCATGGCGGTGAAGGCTTCGTGTCCGGGGGTGTCGAGGAAAGTCACGCCCCGCCCTTCCACCCGGACGTGGTACGCGCCGATGTGCTGTGTGATCCCGCCGGCCTCCGCGTCGGTGACGTGGGTGCTGCGGATGGCGTCGAGCAGCGAGGTCTTGCCGTGATCGACGTGTCCCATGATCGTGACCACCGGCGGCCGCGGCTCCAGCGCCTCTTCGGGCTCCGCTACCTCATGTTGGCCCTGAAGCGCGGTCTCCACGTCGAACGCCACGTTCTCGACCTGGTAGTCGAACTCATTGGCCACGAGGGTCGCCGTATCGAAGTCGAGCACCTGGTTGATGGTGGCCATCATGCCCAGGCCCATCAGCTTCTTGATGACCTCTCCCGCCTTGACGCCCATGGACCGGCCCATGTCGCCCACCGTGACCACCTCGGCCATGCGCACCACTCGCTTGCTGGCCTTGGGCACGGTGATCTCGGTCTTGCGCTGTTCTTTCCCCGGCAGGGCACGCTTCTTTCGCAGCACCCGACCGCGGGGCGAACGGAAATCCCGTTCCTTGAGCTCGATGACTTCCTGCTTGCGAATGACCCGCTTCTTGCCCTTGCCCCCCTTGCCGGCCTTTTCCTGGCCTTCGGAGTCCGCCGGCTTGGGTTCGCCCCGTTTGTCGTCACCCGCGGCAACCGCCGGCTTGGGCGCGGGCGCCGGCTTGCGGTTCAGGTCGATGCGACCGAGAATGCGCGGCCCCACGGGCCGGGGCACGCTGTCCGGAGCGGCCTTGCCCGCCTCCACCGCGGCCGCGGCCGCGCCGTTGGCGCCGGTCGCCGCGGCCTCGGCCGGTGCCGGCTGCTGCGGCTCCCCGAGAGGGGTGGTGACCGCCGCATCGGCGGCCGCCGTATCCGCGGGCGCCGCCGCCCGCGAGGCCGGCGTCTCCTCGACACCATCCACCGGGGGCGCGGCTTCCGCGACGATCTGTTCGGCGACCTCGCCCGGCTCCGCTTGCTGTGCCGCGCCTTCTTGGGCCTCGCCCATCGCGGCTTCCTGAGACGCCGCCGGTTGGGACGGCGTCTCCGGAGGCCGCGCGGCGGGAATCGTTGGCTGGGCGACGGGGGTGAATTCCGCGGGAACCGGCGTTGCCTCGGCGTCCGCCGCCGCTTCCTCTTCCTCGGGTGGAGGCGCCACCGGGTGAATGGGCTTGCGGGTGACCAGCTCGACCGTGCTTCGGCGACGCCGGATGACGTTGGCGCGGACGCGACGCTCAGTTACCTTCTCGTGCGCCTGTACCTCGCCCATGTCCTGGTCTTCCGCGGTGATGGTCCGATCCACCACCACGCGTTCCTCGCCGACCGTGACCTTGGGTTTCTCCGTGGCGGCGATGGCCACCTTGACGGCCTCGATCTCGGCTTCGTCGAGGGAGCTCTGAGGCTTCTTGCCGCGCACCCGGATCTTGTCGAGCAGGGCGATAAGATCCTTCGGCTCCATTTCGAGCTGCTTGGCCAGTTGATGCACTCTCAGTTTGCTCATTTCCCACCCCATTGAGCGCGAAGCCTTTCCACCAGATCCTCACGATCCCCGCGGGGCAGATCGCGACGAAAAGCCCGGTACAGGCTCTTCCGTTTCAGGAAAGCTCGCCAACAATCCTCGCGGTTGTGCAGATAGCCTCCTCGTCCCCGGACTTCCTCGGGTTCCAAACCGTGCTCCGTGATCGCGACCCGACGCATGGCGGTCTTGGCGTCGCGCTGACCGCAACCCAGACAGGTCCGCACCGGCGTACGGGCGCTCATTCCGTATGTTCGGCCCTCTGCTCCGGCGTCTCCGCCGGTTCGGCGTCCTGCGGCGCCGTTTCGCCCTTCCCTTCGCCGTCCGCGGCCGCATCCGCGGGCGCCTCGGGTTCCTCTTCACTCGTCTCCTCGGCCGCCTCGGCCGCGCGCGCGGCCTCCTCCGCCTCTCGCGCCGCCTGCTCCCGCAGTTCCTCCACGTGCCTCGCGCCGGCTTCCAGAATGACGGCCGCCTTTTCCAGCTCGATGCCGGTGATCTCATGGATGGTGGAGGAATCGGCCTCCGCCAAGTCCTCGGCCGACTTGAATCCCGACTGGTAGAGCAACTCCGCCATCACCTCGCTGATGCCCGGCACCCCCGACAGCGACTGCCGCGCCTGCCGGCTTTCCTCTTCCGCCTCCGACTCGCTGCGCGCGTCGATGCCCCACCCGGTGAGCCGGGAAGCCAGCCGGACGTTCTGGCCCTTTCGTCCGATGGCCAGTGAGAGCTGCTCGTCCGGGACGATCACCTCCATGCTGTGGGCGTCGTCGTCGAGGAAGATCTTGGTAACCTTGGCGGGAGCGAGCGCCCGGCAGACGTACTCGGCCTGCTCCGGAATCCAGTGCACGATGTCGATCTTCTCGCCGCGCAGCTCCTGCACCACCGACTGCACCCGGGTCCCCTTCATGCCCACGCACGCGCCCACCGGGTCCACGTCCGCATCGTTGGAGACCACGGCGATCTTCGCGCGTCCGCCCGGCTCTCGCGCCGCGCCCTTGACCTCGACGATGCCTTCGTAAATCTCGGGTACTTCCTGCTCGAACAGCTTGATGAGCATACCCGGGTGAGTGCGCGAAAGGACAATCTGGGGGCCGCGGCTGGTCATCTCGACGCTCACGATATAGGCGCGGATGCGGTCGCCCTGCCGGTAGCGCTCGCGCGGCACCTGTTCCTTCTCCGGCAAGATCGCGTTGGTCCTGCCGAGATTGACGATCAGGTTGTTCTTCTCGAAGCGCTGCACGATGCCGTGCACCAACTCGCCTTGACGGTCCTTGAACTCGTTGTAGATGATCTCGCGTTCGACGTCCCGCACCCGTTGGACGATGTTCTGCTTGGCCGCCTGCGCCGCGATCCGGCCGAACACCTGGGAGTCGATCTTCATCAGCAGTTCATCGCCCAGCTCCACGTCCGGATCCAGCGACTCGCGCGCTTCATCCAGTTCGATTTCGGTTTCGGGGTCGGCGACGTCGTCCACCACGATCTTGGCCTCGAACAGTTCGATCTCACCGATGTCGGGGTTGTACTGAGCCTCGAAGGTGCGATCGGCCCCGAACGTCTTCTTGGCCGCCGACACCATGGCCGACTCGATGGCATCGACGAGGATCTCCCTGTCGATGCCCTTTTCCTTGGTTACCTGTTCGATGACCCGGTTTAGATCCTGCTGCATCATTCTCCCCCAGTCGGGGCTGCGTCAGGTTGACACCCACTCGTACTCGACGTTCGCCTTGACGATCAGGCCGAACGGAATAAAGACCTCCCGCCCGTCCTGCAGCACCACGACGCCGTCCCCGGCGGCGCCGTGCAGCGGTCCCAGAAACTTTTTCCGGCCGCCGATCATCTCCTCGGTCTGGAGCCGGACCCTTTGTCCCACGAAGCGCGCGAAATGTTCGGGCTTGCGCAGGGGACGATTGACACCGGGGGACGATATCTCCAGCGTGTACGCGCCCTCCACGACGTCGTAGACGTCCAGCAGGTCGCTGAGCTCGCGGCTCACCCGGCTCAGCTCGTCGAGGCCGGGTGCCTCCGTCTCGTCCTGTTTCTCCACCAAGTCGAGGTAGACCCGCAGCACGCGCCCCGCTCTCCCTTCATGCCTCAACTCGATCTCCACTACCTCCAGACCCTGGTCGGCGGCCAGCGGCTCGACGAACTCCCAGAGGCGCTCCAATGTCTCGCGCGTCGTCATCGGCACCCAAACAATCGCCGCAAATAAAAAAGCGGGCAAGCTGCCCACCGATGTTCAACTTGTACACACTGACACGGCCGAATGCAAGCCAGGATTATCGTTCGCCCCATGGCCGGATGCGCGCGTGAGCGGTTTGAAACCCGCCCGGACTCCGGTTATCATCCCCTGTCTGAAACCGTCCATGCAGAATTCTCGGCTCATGCCCACCGCGCCCCATGCCGGTGACCTGACGGCAGAGGTCTCGTGGCAGGATGTGCTCACCAGCCTCGAGGACGCCGTGATGGTCGTGGATTGCGCGCGCGCCGTATCGTTCGTCAACCAGGCGGCCGAGACCCTCACGGGACGCTCCGCGCGCAGCCTGCTGGCGCGCGACGCGCGCGACCTTTTCCGCGCCAACGGGTGGCTCGTGAACATGATCGACAACAGCCTCGGGCCCGAAGAAGGCACCAGCCGTGCGGAAACCGACTTCGTCAAGCCGCGGCGCGGGAAGGTGCCGGTGAGCGCTCTCGTATCGCCGCTCAGGGACCGTCGCGGACAGGTCTCCGGCAGCGTGCTGCTGCTGCGCGACCGCACCCTGAGGCAGGCGATGGAGGAGGACCTCAGGCGATCGGACCGGCTCGCCCTGCTGGGCAAGGTGGCCGCCGCCCTGGCCCACGAGGTCAAGAACCCGCTTGGCGGGATCAAGGGCGCGGCGCAACTGATCCGCGCCGAGGTGGCGCACGACGCGTCGCTCGTGGAAAACACCGACATCATGATCCGGGAAGTGGAGCGCGTCAATCAACTGCTGGATCAGCTTCTCGACCTCGCGCGGCCCGCGGGTCTGCACCTGGAACCGCTGAACGTGCACGAGCTGCTGGAGCACGTGCTGCGGCTGGAAGCACCCGCCGCGACCGCCGCCGGGGTCAGCGTCCAGCGCTCCTTCGACCCCAGCCTGCCGCCGGTGGCGGGCGACCGGGACCGGCTTATCCAGGTCTTCCTGAACCTCGTGAAGAACGCGCTGCAGGCCATGAACGCCGGCGGCTGCCTGACGGTGGCCACGCACATGGAGACGGAGTTCCTGATGCGCACGGGACAAGCGGCCAGCACCAAGTTCGTCAGGGTGGACA
Proteins encoded in this region:
- the infB gene encoding translation initiation factor IF-2, translating into MSKLRVHQLAKQLEMEPKDLIALLDKIRVRGKKPQSSLDEAEIEAVKVAIAATEKPKVTVGEERVVVDRTITAEDQDMGEVQAHEKVTERRVRANVIRRRRSTVELVTRKPIHPVAPPPEEEEAAADAEATPVPAEFTPVAQPTIPAARPPETPSQPAASQEAAMGEAQEGAAQQAEPGEVAEQIVAEAAPPVDGVEETPASRAAAPADTAAADAAVTTPLGEPQQPAPAEAAATGANGAAAAAVEAGKAAPDSVPRPVGPRILGRIDLNRKPAPAPKPAVAAGDDKRGEPKPADSEGQEKAGKGGKGKKRVIRKQEVIELKERDFRSPRGRVLRKKRALPGKEQRKTEITVPKASKRVVRMAEVVTVGDMGRSMGVKAGEVIKKLMGLGMMATINQVLDFDTATLVANEFDYQVENVAFDVETALQGQHEVAEPEEALEPRPPVVTIMGHVDHGKTSLLDAIRSTHVTDAEAGGITQHIGAYHVRVEGRGVTFLDTPGHEAFTAMRARGAKVTDIVVLVVAADDGVMPQTIEAVDHARAAEVPIIVAVNKIDRPDADPERVQRGLSDHGLVPESWGGDTIFVPVSAVTREGIPSLLEMLLLQADLLEFKANPNKLARGAVVEAKLERGRGPVSTVLVQEGTLKVGDPIFAGPHHGKVRAMIDDQGRKVDQATPSIPVEILGLQGVPQAGEAFSALTDEATARQLAEYREDQQREAELAKTSKVSLEEFYDQIRASEVKELRVVLKGDVHGSVEALGDALTRISTDEVKIRAIHGSVGGITESDVLLASASNAIVIGFNVRPEPKATGLAVQQGVDLRLYTIIYEVLDDIRSAMEGMLEPVYREEFHARIQVREVFNIRGVGTIAGCAVSDGKIQRSSMIRLLRDQVVVHEGRLASLKRFKDDVREVGTGYECGIAIDGYHDVKVGDVIEGFEKIPVTRAQLRADGGGAAQLSADR
- the nusA gene encoding transcription termination factor NusA; this encodes MQQDLNRVIEQVTKEKGIDREILVDAIESAMVSAAKKTFGADRTFEAQYNPDIGEIELFEAKIVVDDVADPETEIELDEARESLDPDVELGDELLMKIDSQVFGRIAAQAAKQNIVQRVRDVEREIIYNEFKDRQGELVHGIVQRFEKNNLIVNLGRTNAILPEKEQVPRERYRQGDRIRAYIVSVEMTSRGPQIVLSRTHPGMLIKLFEQEVPEIYEGIVEVKGAAREPGGRAKIAVVSNDADVDPVGACVGMKGTRVQSVVQELRGEKIDIVHWIPEQAEYVCRALAPAKVTKIFLDDDAHSMEVIVPDEQLSLAIGRKGQNVRLASRLTGWGIDARSESEAEEESRQARQSLSGVPGISEVMAELLYQSGFKSAEDLAEADSSTIHEITGIELEKAAVILEAGARHVEELREQAAREAEEAARAAEAAEETSEEEPEAPADAAADGEGKGETAPQDAEPAETPEQRAEHTE
- a CDS encoding ribosome maturation factor RimP, which encodes MTTRETLERLWEFVEPLAADQGLEVVEIELRHEGRAGRVLRVYLDLVEKQDETEAPGLDELSRVSRELSDLLDVYDVVEGAYTLEISSPGVNRPLRKPEHFARFVGQRVRLQTEEMIGGRKKFLGPLHGAAGDGVVVLQDGREVFIPFGLIVKANVEYEWVST
- a CDS encoding ATP-binding protein, which encodes MQNSRLMPTAPHAGDLTAEVSWQDVLTSLEDAVMVVDCARAVSFVNQAAETLTGRSARSLLARDARDLFRANGWLVNMIDNSLGPEEGTSRAETDFVKPRRGKVPVSALVSPLRDRRGQVSGSVLLLRDRTLRQAMEEDLRRSDRLALLGKVAAALAHEVKNPLGGIKGAAQLIRAEVAHDASLVENTDIMIREVERVNQLLDQLLDLARPAGLHLEPLNVHELLEHVLRLEAPAATAAGVSVQRSFDPSLPPVAGDRDRLIQVFLNLVKNALQAMNAGGCLTVATHMETEFLMRTGQAASTKFVRVDISDQGTGIDEADLPHVFSPFFTRKRRGTGLGLAICDTTVKEHGGRLGVESRVGEGSVFKVSLPAQQD